Genomic window (Candidatus Nitrosocosmicus arcticus):
ATTTTGATAAAGCTGCATTATTTGAACACGCCAAAATGAATTCAATCAAGTATTATTCTAAAGTAGGATATAGCTGTTTAGTCGAAGCTGACGAGGAGCCCCCACATGAAGTAAGCAAAGATGCACTTGAAACAGCATTGTTGTTTTCACTTGCCCTAAATTCAAATATTGTTGATGAAATTCATGTCATGAGGAAATTAGTTATAGACGGCTCTAATGTCAGTGGATTTCAAAGAACTATGCTGATATCAACAGGAGGTTACTTAGATGTCGATAATTTCAACAAGATAGGCGTTCAGGGTATATGTTTAGAAGAGGATGCAGCAAAATTAATTTCTACCAATCCTCTATTAAAGGAATATGGATTAGACAGGCTTGGGATTCCGCTAGTCGAAATCGCACTTGATCCTATATCTGGGACTCCTGCAGAAATTGTAAACGTCGCATTAACTCTTGGTAGACTACTTCGAAGTAGTAAAAGAGTCACTCGAGGAATTGGGAGTATAAGGCAGGATGTGAATATATCTGTCAATGGGGGTCAAGTAGTCGAAGTCAAAGGGGTACAACAATTATCACAACTTATCAAAGTTTTAGACTATGAAACAAAAAGACAGTACGGATTAATCAAAATTGCGGAAGAATTTAAGAACAGGAATATCGATGAATCCTTTATAGGCGATAAAATTGAAGACGTCACATCCTTGTTCTCAAATTCGTCATCTAAGGTCATAAAAAAAATATTAAAAGATCTGGACCCAGTCATTAATTGTATTCGTTTGAGAGGTCTAAGAGGATTGATTGGCTACGAACCTGTGGAAGATGTAAGACTAGGAAAAGAGTTGGGAGAGTTTGTTAGATTTTTTGGATTGGGTGGCGTCTTTCATTCCGATGAATTACCTAATTATGGGATCACTATCAGCGACATAGATAGCCTTAAGAAATCTGTTGATATTTCTTCTGATGATGCCTTTATAATAATAGGTGGTAACAGGGAAAAAATAAACAATCTTCTTGAACCATTGATTAAAAGGGTAATCCAATTTAAATATGGTGTCATTGCTGAAACTCGTTCAGTTACTTTAGACGGCACTACTATTTTTTCACGACCTAGGCCAGGTTCGTCCAGAATGTATCCTGAAACGGATATAATGCCAATTCCTGTTGATAATAACTTACTTGATAGTTTGAAGGATAAAATACCTTTGCCGTGGAATGAATTAATCAAAGGAATTATGAAAAAGTATGGATTGAATATGAAATTATCTGAACAAATCTTTGATTCTGATTATTATAATTTATTTGAAAGACTCTTGATATCCAATCCCTCTATTTCACCTACCTTCGTTGCATCAAAACTTACTGAAGATATCGTTAGTCTCTCCAGAAATAATCTTGATAAGGATCTCTTGACAGATGAAATGATTTTAGACATTTTCAATAGGCTTGATAAGGGACTTATTGCAAAAGAGTCTATAATATTAATATTTGAAAAATTAATGAAAAAAGATTGTCTGTCGGTAGAGAATGCAATAAATTCTCTCAACCTAACTAAATTAGATGATACAGACTTATTTTCTACATTGGATAAATTGTTTGAGGATAATTTGAGCATTATAAGAGAGAAAGGGCCCAATTCCATGGGTGTTTTGATGGGTAAAAGTATGGCAGTTCTGAGAGGTAAGGTAGACGGTAGCAAAATTAATGACTATTTGAGACAAAAATT
Coding sequences:
- the gatE gene encoding Glu-tRNA(Gln) amidotransferase subunit GatE — encoded protein: MNLDIDKLNVKVGFEIHQQLSTSSKLFCSCKGDGSNDEGYDFNFIRVLRPTKSELGDFDKAALFEHAKMNSIKYYSKVGYSCLVEADEEPPHEVSKDALETALLFSLALNSNIVDEIHVMRKLVIDGSNVSGFQRTMLISTGGYLDVDNFNKIGVQGICLEEDAAKLISTNPLLKEYGLDRLGIPLVEIALDPISGTPAEIVNVALTLGRLLRSSKRVTRGIGSIRQDVNISVNGGQVVEVKGVQQLSQLIKVLDYETKRQYGLIKIAEEFKNRNIDESFIGDKIEDVTSLFSNSSSKVIKKILKDLDPVINCIRLRGLRGLIGYEPVEDVRLGKELGEFVRFFGLGGVFHSDELPNYGITISDIDSLKKSVDISSDDAFIIIGGNREKINNLLEPLIKRVIQFKYGVIAETRSVTLDGTTIFSRPRPGSSRMYPETDIMPIPVDNNLLDSLKDKIPLPWNELIKGIMKKYGLNMKLSEQIFDSDYYNLFERLLISNPSISPTFVASKLTEDIVSLSRNNLDKDLLTDEMILDIFNRLDKGLIAKESIILIFEKLMKKDCLSVENAINSLNLTKLDDTDLFSTLDKLFEDNLSIIREKGPNSMGVLMGKSMAVLRGKVDGSKINDYLRQKLETFLNEGSSSSSSS